In one Dunckerocampus dactyliophorus isolate RoL2022-P2 chromosome 9, RoL_Ddac_1.1, whole genome shotgun sequence genomic region, the following are encoded:
- the LOC129187686 gene encoding sodium-dependent phosphate transport protein 2A-like: MVLSNPVAGLMIGVLVTVLVQSFSTSSSIVVSMVSAELLEVQSAVLIIMGANIGASVTNTILAMMQAGDCNVFRRAFAGATVHDFNCLSVDTEALCKLTFIITNSFHIQTGENAPKLLKIITDLLTDSIIKLDKSVITAIATGDLAARNKSDQNMVLEKDQHICWKEMNPTWMEMTTTWADYQEKCTHTFVNTNLPDLVVGHILLGLSLFVLCTCLILIVKLLNSMLKGQMALVIKKVVNTGVGVISLEKAYPLTLGSNISTTNTAIMAAMASPRERLANLLQIALCHFFFNILGILLGCHGDLHHGLLLLLLPGLQVLPEEEQPGEAR, from the exons ATGGTCTTGTCCAACCCTGTGGCCGGCCTGATGATCGGAGTCTTGGTCACAGTGTTGGTGCAAAGCTTCAGCACATCCTCGTCCATTGTGGTCAGCATGGTGTCCGCTGAAT TATTGGAGGTCCAGTCGGCAGTGCTCATCATTATGGGCGCCAACATCGGAGCGTCAGTCACCAACACTATCCTGGCCATGATGCAGGCAGGAGACTGCAACGTGTTCCGCAG GGCTTTTGCCGGCGCCACTGTACACGACTTCAACTGTCTGTCTGTGGACACTGAGGCCCTGTGCAAGCTCACCTTTATCATCACCAACTCCTTCCACATTCAGACCGGAGAGAATGCGCCCAAACTGCTCAAGATCATCACTGACCTCCTCACAGACTCCATCATCAAG ttggATAAATCAGTCATTACCGCCATCGCCACCGGGGACCTGGCAGCGAGAAACAAGTCTGATCAAAATATGGTGCTAGAAAAAGACCAACACA TCTGTTGGAAGGAAATGAACCCAACATGGATGGAGATGACCACGACGTGGGCCGACTACCAAGAGAAAT GCACACATACCTTTGTCAACACCAACTTGCCTGACTTAGTGGTGGGCCACATTCTCCTGGGTCTGTCCCTGTTCGTCCTCTGCACCTGCCTCATCCTCATTGTCAAGCTGCTCAACTCTATGCTCAAGGGCCAAATGGCACTGGTCATCAAGAAGGTTGTCAACACAG GTGTTGGTGTCATAAGCCTCGAGAAGGCCTATCCTCTAACTCTGGGCTCAAATATCAGTACAACCAACACAGCCATCATGGCGGCGATGGCTAGTCCCAGAGAAAGGCTGGCCAACTTGCTGCAG ATTGCCCTCTGTCATTTTTTCTTCAACATCCTGGGCATTCTCCTGGGATGCCATGGTGACCTCCACCATGGGCTACTTCTGCTCCTTTTGCCGGGGCTGCAAGTGCTGCCAGAAGAAGAACAGCCTGGAGAGGCACGATAA